DNA sequence from the Thermodesulfobacteriota bacterium genome:
ATATATAATGCTCAGCACACTGACAGATGAAGGAAGAAAAACTATCAAGATGAGACCCGAAAGGATTAAAGAGGTAAATAAGGAAATTGAGAAGATGGGAGTAAAGGTGCTGGAACAATACGCCGTTCTTGGACCCTACGACTTTGTAAATATAGTAGAGGCAGCAAACAATGAGACCATTTCAAGGGTGTCTATCGAACTAGGTTCACGCGGTACGGTAAAGATAATGACACTCGCTGCAATACCAATCGATAAATTTGAAAAAAAACTATCGAGATAGA
Encoded proteins:
- a CDS encoding GYD domain-containing protein codes for the protein MGKYIMLSTLTDEGRKTIKMRPERIKEVNKEIEKMGVKVLEQYAVLGPYDFVNIVEAANNETISRVSIELGSRGTVKIMTLAAIPIDKFEKKLSR